The genomic region ACTATGTTGACAGCGGGAACTGTCAATTCAACCGGAACTTTAGGTGCCGGGGTTAAGTCAGACGGCAGTCTGGGAACCACTGGCGACTTAACGGTGAACGTGACTGGCGCTACTCGTGCCACAGGCCAAAACATGGCAGCAGGTAATCTTACTGTCAAGGGCGGAGCAGTTGATTTAAGTGGCAGCAAGACCTATGCAGGCAGTAATGCTAACTTAACGTCAGTATCCGGCGACCTGAATACAACCGGAGCAGCCGTGCAAGCTGTTGGAATACTGACGGCGAAAGTTCAAGGCGCTTTGCACAACGATCAGGATGCCAAGGGAACAGCCGGACAGATTCAAGCCGGTAAGCTTACTGTTACGGCTGATGCCATCAGCAACCGGGGCGGCAAACTTGTTCAGACCGGTTCGGACAATACAGTTATCCAGGCAATTCAAGGCATTGATAATACACAAGGCCAAATCGCTACTAACGCAACAGATGTTGCGATTAACGGCAATGCCTTGAATAACAGCCAAGGCCAAATTGAGCAGGCCGGAACAGGTAACTTGAATGTGAAGTTAGCAGGCGATGCGAATAATAACGGCGGTAAAATCGGAACGAACGGGGAACTGAATGTTCAGGGTCAAAACATCGCGAATAGTCAAGGCCAGATTGTCGCACAAAAGGGTGTCAACCTTACGGTGCAGTCCGGGCTTAGTAACCGTAACGGACTGGTGTCCGGCGGAGACAAGGTCACGATAACGGTCCTAGGAACGGTAGATAACAGTCAAGGCAGTATCGAAGCCGGAAAGGGGCTGACGCTTGGCGCCCAGTCTGTCAATAATCAAAACGGACGGATAGTGAACCTCGACGGCAGTGATTTACATGTAAACGCCAGTCAGGATATTCAGAACCAGTCCGGTTTAATGGGCGGTAACGGCAATGTCGTGATTGCCAGTCAAATACTGAGCAATCAGGGCGGCAAAGTGACAAGCCAGGGCAATCTAACGATTACGGCAACTGACGGTATCGACAGCAACCTGAGCAGTAATGAAGTCAAAACTACCGGAGCCATCGCCAGCGGGAAGGATCTAACTATTACCAGCGGCGGACAAGTCGTTCTGACAGGTAGTACTACGGCTAACGGGAATATCGCCATTCAGGCGACAAGCGGCTTAAATAATCAAAGTATGCTGCTGGCAGGCGGAAATACGAACGTTGCCACGTCAGGCGAATTGGATAATAGCGGCGTATTAGCGGCAGGTCAGCAAACGACGCTGACAGCAGGAAATGTGAATTCCACAGGAACGTTGGGTGCCGGGGTCAAGGCTGACGGCAGCTTGGGAACGACTGGCAACTTAATGGTAAACGCGACTGGCGCAACTCGTGCCATCGGCCAGAACATGGCGGCAGGCAATCTTACTGTCAAGGGCGGAACAGTTGATTTAAGTGGCAGCAAGACCTATGCAGGCAGTAATGCTAGCTTAACGTCAGTATCCGGCGACCTGAATACAACCGGAGCAGCCGTGCAAGCTGTTGGAACACTTACAGCGAATGTTCAAGGCGCTTTACACAACGATCAGGACGCCAAGGGAACAGCCGGACAGATTCAAGCCGATAAGCTTATTGTTACGGCTGATTCCATCAGCAACCGTGGCGGCAAACTTGTTCAGACCGGTTCGGACAATACAGTCATCCAGGCAACCCAAGGCATTGATAATACACAAGGCCAAATCGCTACCAACGCAGCAAATGCTGCGATTAACGGCAATGCCTTGAATAACAGCCAAGGCCAAATCGTCCAGGCTGGAACGGGCATGCTGTCTGTGCACATGGCTGGCGATGTCCAAAATAGCGACGGTAAAATCGGAACGAATGGTCAACTGGAACTCAAAGGCCAAAATGTCACCAATATTCAAGGCCAGATTGTAGCACAAAAGGATGTAACCCTTCATATGCAGTCCGGGCTGATTAATCAAACCGGACTGGTGTCAGGCGGAGAGGCGGTTACGGTTAAGGCTTCGGGAACGATAGACAATAGCCAAGGCAGTATTGAAGCCGGAAAAGGGCTGACGCTTGGCGCCCAGTCTGTCCATAACCAAAACGGGCGGATAGTGAATCTTGATGGCAGTGATTTCAATGTAAACGCGAGTCAAGATATTCAAAATCAGTCCGGCCTGCTGGGCGGTAACGGGAATGTCGTGATTGCCAGTCAGACACTGGGTAATCAGGGCGGTAAAGTGACAAGCCCGGGCAATCTAACGATTACGGCAACTGTCGGTATCGATAGCAACTTGAGCAGTAATGAAGTCAAAACTACCGGAGCCATCGCCAGTGGGAAGGATCTAACCATTACCAGCGGCGGACAAGTCGGTCTGACAGGTAGTACAACGGCTAACGGGAATATCACCATTCAGGCGACAAGCGGCTTAAATAATCAAAGCCTGCTGCTGGCAGGCGGAAATACCCGTGTTGCCACGTCAGGCGAATTGGATAATAGCGGCGTATTAGCGGCGGGTCAGCAAACGACGCTGACCGCGGGCAGCGTACATTCCACAGGAACGTTGGGTGCCGGAGTGAAGGCTGACGGCAGCTTGGGAGCGACTGGCGACTTAACGGTGAACACGACGGGCATCGCGAGTGCCAACGGCCAAAACATGGCGGCAGGCAATCTGAGTGTCACCGGCGGAACAGTTGATTTAAGTGGCAGCAAGACCTATTCCGGCAGTAATGCTAACTTAACGTCAGTATCCGGCGATCTGAATACAACCGGAGCAGCCGTGCAAGCTGTTGGAACACTGACGGCGAATGCTCAGGGAACTTTGCATAACGATCAAGATATGAAGGGAACAGCCGGACAGATTCAAGCCGGTAAGTTTACTGTTACGGCTGACTCCATCAGCAACCGGGGCGGCAGCCTTGTTCAGACCGGTTCGGATAATACCGTCATCCAGGCAACCCACGACATCGACAATACACAAGGCCAAATCGCTACCAACGCAGCAAATGTTGAGATTAACGGCAATGCCTTGAATAATAGTCAGGGCCAAATCGCCCAGGCCGGAACAGGCATGCTGTCCGTGCACATGGCTGGCGATGTGAATAATAACAGCGGTAAAATCGGAACGAACGGTCAACTGGAACTCCAGGGACAGAATGTCACAAATAGTCAAGGCCAAATAGCTGCGCAAAAAGGTCTTAACCTTACCGTGCAGTCCGGGCTGAGTAACCAACACGGACTAGTGTCCGGCGGAGACAAGGTCACTATCACGGCCCAGGGAACAGTAGACAATAGTCAAGGCAGTATTGAAGCCGGAAAAGGGCTGACGTTTGGCGCCCAGTCTGTCAATAATCAAAACGGACGCATCGTGAACCTTGACGGTAATGAAATGAAAGTAACCGCTAGCCAAGATATCCAGAACCAGTCCGGTCTGATAGGCGGTAACGGCAATGTAGTCGTTGCCAGCCAGACGCTAAGCAATCAGGGCGGCAAGATTACCAGTCCAGGCAATCTAACTATTACAGCAACAGACGGCATCGACAGTAAGCTTAGCAGCCATGACGTTCAAACTACTGGAGCCATCGCAAGTGGTAAGGATCTTAATATTACCAGCGGTGGACAAGTCGTACTGACAGGCAGTACAACTGCGGGCGGGAATATCGATATTCAGGCGACAAGTGGTTTGAACAATCAAAGCATGTTGTTGGCAGGTGGCCATACGAGTGTTACCACGCAAGGCGAACTGGCGAATAGCGGCGTATTGGCAGCTGGCCAGCAAACAACGCTGACAGCAGGAACTGTAAGTTCCACCGGGACCTTGGGTGCCGGAGTCAAAGCAGACGGCAGTTTGGGAACGACTGGTGACTTAACGATAAACACGACTGACGCAACTTATGCCACAGGCCAAAACATGGCGGCAGGTAATCTGACTATTCAGGGCGGAACCGTTGATCTTAGCGGCAGCAAGACCTATGCAGGTAGTAATGCCAACCTTACGGCGGTATCAGGCGGTATCAGTACAGCCGGAGGAGTCGTACAAGTTGCCGGAACACTCACAGCCAAGGCTCAAGGCACCTTCCATAACGAAGGCGGAGCGGTTACGTCAGGCCAAATCGCCCTGACGATTGATTCCATCAGCAATGTAAGTGGCAAACTGACGCAGCTAGGTACTGAAAAAACTAAAATCTCAGCAGTTCATGATATTGATAATACACAGGGCCAAATCGCTAGTAATGGAACAGATGTAGAGATTAACGGCAGTGCTTTAAATAACAGTCAAGGCCAAATCGTTCAGGCCGGAACAGGTATGCTGTCCGTGCACATGGCTGGCGATGTGAATAATAATAGCGGTAAAATCGGAACGAACGGTCAATTGGAACTCCAGGGGCAAAATGTCACCAATAGTCAAGGCCAAATAGCTGCGCAAAAAGGTCTTAACCTTACGGTTGAGTCCGGGCTGAGTAACCAACACGGACTAGTGTCCGGCGGAGACAAGGTCACTATCACGGCCCAGGGAACAGTAGACAATAGCCAAGGCAGCATCGAAGCCGGAAAAGGGCTGATGTTTGGCGCTCAGTCTGTCAATAATCAAAACGGACGCATCGTGAACCTTGACAGCAGTGAAATGAAAGTAACCGCTAGCCAAGACATTCAGAATCAGTCCGGTCTGATAGGCGGTAACGGCAATGTAGTCGTTGCCAGTCAGACACTGAGCAATCAGGGCGGCAAGATTACCAGTCCAGGCAATCTAACTATTACGGCAACAGAAGGTATCGACAGTAAGCTTAGCAGCCATGACGTTCAAAATACCGGAGCCATCGCAAGTGGTAGGGATCTAACCATTACCAGCGGCGGACAAGTCGTACTGACAGGCAGTACAACGGCTAATGAGAATATCGATATTCAGGCGACAAGCGGCTTAAACAATCAAAGCATGTTGTTGGCGGGCGGCAACACCCATGTTACCACGCAAGGCGAATTGGATAATAGCGGCGTATTGGCGGCTGGCCAGCAAACAACGCTGACAGCAGGAACTGTGAGTTCCACCGGGACCTTGGGTGCTGGAGTCAAAGCAGACGGCAGTTTGGGAACGACTGGTGACTTAACGATAAACACGACTGACGCAACTTATGCCACAGGCCAAAACATGGCCGCAGGTAATCTGACTATTCAGGGTGGAACCGTTGATCTTAGCGGCAGCAAGACCTATGCAGGTAGTAATGCCAACCTTACGGCGGTATCAGGCGATATCAGTACAGCCGGAGGAGTCGTACAAGTTGCCGGGACACTCAACTCGAATGTTCAAGGCGCTTTTCATAATGAAGGCGGAGCGGTTACAGCAGGCCAAGTGGCCTTGACGGCGGACTCCATCAGTAACGTCAATGGCAAAATGACTCAGTTAGGTACTGAAATAACCAAAATTTCAGCAGTTCACAACATCGACAATACACAGGGACAAATCGCGACAAATGCAGCAGATGCTGAGATTAACGGCAAGGATCTGAATAACAGTCAGGGACAAATCGTCCAGGCCGGAACAGGCAACTTGAATGTGAAGTTAGTAGGCGATGTGAACAATAACGGCGGCAAGATTGGTACGAACGGTCAACTGGAACTCAAAGGACAGAATGTCACAAATAATCAGGGCCAGATTGCCGCGCAAAAAGGTGTTAACCTTACAGTGCAGTCCGGGCTGAGTAACCATAACGGACTAGTGTCCAGCGGTGAAACAGTAAATATTACGGCTCAGGGAACAGTAGACAACAGCCAAGGCAGCATCGAAGCTGGCAAAGGACTGATGCTTGGCGCTCAGTCAGTCCAGAATCAGAACGGACGCATCGTGAACCTTGACGGCAGTGATTTACATGTAACCGCCAGCCAGGATATTCAGAACCAGTCCGGTCTGATAGGCGGTAACGGCAATGTCGTGATGACCAGTCAGACACTGGGCAATCAGGGCGGCAAGGTGACGAGTCAGGGCAATACAACCATTACGGCAGCTTCAGGAATCGATAATACAGCAGGTAAAATTTTTGCTCAACAGGATCTGGCTGTTTGGCAAAAAGGTGCGGATCTTAATAATACCCAAGGACTATTGGGTGCAAGCGGAAACGTTACAGTACAAGCCGCTGATGTGAACAATCAGCAAGGCAAGTTAGTTTCTGACCATGACCTTACGCTTGTTGCGAAGAGCTTGACTGGTCTTGGTCAAACATTTGCCGGGCAAGATTTATCCATTACGTTACACGACGATTACACGCAGCAAACAGGGAATGATGTCAAGGCCAATGGTAATTTTAAGTTTATAACGGCGGGTTCCCTTATCAATCAGGGTACATTGGAAGCTGGCGGAAATATGTCAGTGTCTGCCAATAGCATTACCAATCATACGGGAGCCACGATCGCAGGCGGGTCCGGTCTCACTTTAACAACGCCAGGCCAGGTTGTCAATGACGGCCAGATGTCCGGGAGTCAGGTGGATGTTCACGCCAGCCAGCTCATCAATACCAATGCCATTATGGGCGATCATCTGACCGTTACAGCGGGTAGCATCAGCAATACGGGAGCCTCAGCCATCATTGCCGGGACACAGAATATTCAGCTCTATGCCGGAAATGTTCTTGAAAATAAAGACGGTGCTACGATTTATAGTGCGGGCAATCTGGTCTTGGCCGGTAGTGCCAAACAAGACGGCAGCGGGAATTATACAGATCGAATTGGTAATTTCCTGAATCAGTCAGCAACAGTTGAAGCCGATCAAAATATGGGGATTTTTGCAAATCAGATAACAAATAGGAAACGGGAATTTGCTACCCAACAAAAAGTAGTATTGGATGAATGGGCACCAGGTGTATCCTATCATTGTGACAATGTTCCTGGCGAGGGAATACACTCACATCTGCGGCGCGGAGGAATCAGAGTATCGCCGGATGGCGAATATCCGCCTAAATATTTGATAAAACAAACCATAACCGATACCATCATCACGAAAGATTCATCCGAAGGGAAGATTCTTGCCGGCGGCAATATGATTGTGCGAGCGGGTACGGTTGACAACAATATGAGTAAGATAATGGCAGCCGGTACACTGGACATAACTGCCGGCACCATCGATAATACGACACTGGCCTATACCCGTGTGAATAATCGTTTATTAGGAATACAGGCGCAATGGCGGGATCATCCCGACAATCTTTATGATTTTCATGATGTCGTTTATGAACAGCCTATTTCGGGGTATACCGCGATTTTAGGCGGCGGTAAGCAGGTCGTTATCAACGCCGGAAGTGTGAACAATATTAAAGTTGCTCCAAGCGATGCTTTTCAAAGTACACCCGATGGGCTAACTGCTTCCGTCTCTAATGGTGTTGCTTATTTCGAGAAAACTGCACAAGGGTATAATAAAGTAGCTGAAACAGCGGCGTTAGCCAAACAATTTGGCGTGTCAGGCGGATCAAATGTTAACAGTATTGGTTCAGCTCAACAAACCGGACAATTGAATACGAAAGTAGCGGATGGCTTGTCTTCCGGACCAACAGGCGTGTCAGGTGGATTAGCTTCTAACGGCATTAGCTCAACACAGGAAATGGGGCCAACGAATCACAGGGTGACTGACGGCTTGATCTTCGGACACACGGGAGTTGCTTCGAATCAGAATACGGATACGATTACGCAAGTTCCGATGGAAGATACTGCCGTAAAAATAACCGGTGTAGCTGCGGAAAATATGGCAGCTCTTATGCCGACGGCTTCATCGGCGGAATCGAATATACCGCGGCAGACGACAAATGGCAGTGGCCTCACATTGCCGCAGAACAGTTTGTTCAAGCTGCATCAAGAACCAAGCGCACAGTATTTAGTTGAAACAGATTCCCGGTTTACAAACTACAAAAACTTTATATCAAGCGACTATATGTTGCAACAGATATCCTCCGATCCTTCGAAAATTCAAAAACGGCTTGGCGATGGGTTCTATGAACAGCAACTAATTCGTGACCAGGTTGGTCAGCTCACGGGACGCTACTATCTCGATGGATATAGCTCAGACCAAGAAGAATATAAACAATTGATGACGAACGGTGTCGTGTATGCCAAACAATATCATCTGGATGTCGGCGTGGCCCTGACGTCAGAACAAATGGCGACCCTGACGTCAGACATGGTGTGGATGGTTGAGAAAGAAGTCCAGGGCCAGAAAGTCTTGGTGCCTGTCGTCTATCTGGCTCATACCAAAGATACGAACCTGACGCCGAGCGGGTCCATTATCGCGGCAGACAATGTTACCATTCACACCAGCGGTGACTTGAAAAATTCCGGTACGATTCAAGCCAAAGAGGGCTTGCAGGTCGATGCGCTGGATATCAACAACTATGGTGGGAAACTGGACGGTGGCCAAGGGACCCTCCTTACAGCCACCCAGGATATCGCCAATATCAGCGGGTCTATTAGTGGACAACAAATTCAGATTCAGGCCGGGCACGACTTTAAAAACGAGACAGCCAGCTTTAACGTCGAAACAGCCACAGGCACCAAAACCACAGTCGGAAATATTGCCAGTGTGAGCGCCGGACAAAATCTCGTTGTACAGGCAGGACATGATGTGAGCGTTAATGGAGCCAACCTGAAAGCCGGGGGAGATCTTTCCTTACAGGCGGGTCATAACCTTGCTATCGGAGCGGTTGAACAAAATGATCAAAGTGCCATGTCCAGAGGCAAATTTAATTTCAATACAAGTACAACGAAAAACGTGACAAGTACCCTTCAAGCCGCAGGCACTATCAATCTAGTCGCGCAAAATGATGCGACATTGCGCGGTGTACAAGTGGATGCAGGAAAAGACCTCAATCTCATCGCACTAAGTGGCAATACAACCATTGCCGCAGTCAAAGACCATACGCAAACCGAATATCAGACAAACGACAGCAAAGGCCGTGAAAAGATCTACCGACACACAGCCAATGACGATGAAACCGTCATCGGCAGCGGACTTACCGCAGGTAACAACATCAATATCGGCGCCTTTGGCCAGACAAACGGCACGGGAAATATCCTTGTTTCAGGCAGTAACATCATCAGCCAAACAGGAACCATTCAATTACAAGGAACGCATAATGTCACCATTGAAGCCGTCAATGAACATCATGAATCACTTGACGAATCGCGAATTACCAAAAAAGGATTTTTGTCATCCAAGACTACCGAAACACGCGACTACCAACTGAATAATGATGTCAAAGGCAGCACACTCTCCGGTAATGCTATTGCCATCGTATCCGGCCAAGACCTGACAGTCAAAGGCAGTAACATTGTCGGTACGAATGACGTTACCTTAGGAGCCAAAGACAACATCAACATCAGCAGTGCCGAAGAAAGCAGTGCGTCCGAACATTATCATTATGAGAAAAAATCCGGCATCTTTGGCGGCGGAAGCTTCGGCATCACCATCGGCAGCCGCAGCCAAAAAACAGACAACACCGTACTTAACATCAACCAAGTCAGCAGTACTATCGGCTCAACCAATGGCAACGTGACACTCCAAGCAGGCAAGAATGTGGATATCGCCGCATCCAACTTGATTAGCGGCAAAGATCTAAATATCGCCGGACAAAACGTCACCATTGAAACAGCCGATAATGTGACAAAGCAAAAACAAGTCTATGAATTCAAACAAAGCGGTCTGAGCTTCAGTGTAGGAAGCCCGGCGCTAAATGTGATCGGCAGCGCCGTAAACAACATCCAACGCAGCACCGAAGTCAGTGATTCTCGTCTCAAGGCACTCTACGATTACCGGGCAGCCGAAACATTAACCAAAGATGACACACTGAAAAACATCAGCAAAAATGGTGTCAAAGCCATCACAAGCGGCGGCAGTATCAGTGTTAGCCTCGGTACCAGCCAGACGCGCAGCGAAACCAACAGTGAAATCGTCACAGCGCAGTCCAGCCAGCTTACGGCAGGCCAGAACCTGAATATCGCAGCCTTCGGCGGGGACATTACCATCAAGGGTTCCCAGCTGGACGGGAAAAATATCAATCTGACAGCAGCCAAAGACGTAAACCTGGAAGCTGCACAAAACACCACGCATAACCAAACAACCACAAGCGGCAGTTCGTCTGGGATTGGCGTAGACATTAGCGCAAAAGGAGCAGGCGCATTCGTACAAGGGTCCAAAAACAAGGGCAATGAAAATGGTGACACCATTACCCACGTGGATACTAAGATTACAGCGGGTGATACACTCACCATCCATTCCGGTCAGGACGTAAACCTTGCGGGCGCCAAAACCCAAGGCGAAACAATCAAAATCGACGCCGGACGCGATTTGAATCTCAAGAGTCTGCAAGACAGTGATAACTATCATGAAACAAATAGTTCAGTCGGTGGCAAGATGGGAATTGGCACAGGAATCGATCTATCCGCAGGCAAAGGAAAAATCAACTCTAATTACAATAGCGTAACAGAACAAACCGGCATCTATGCAGGAAAAGGCGGCTTCGATATCCAAGTAGGCATGAACACCGACCTGAAGGGTGCGGTCATTGCCAGTGACGCTACGCCGGATAAGAATAAGCTGAGTACGGATACGCTGACACACTCGGATATACAGAATAAGGCGGATTACAGCGCAAGCAGTTCGGGGTATAATCTGGATACAGTTACCAATATTAAAGATGGTGGTAAAGACGTAAATGGCAAACAAGTATTGGTTGCTGAAAAGGGCCTTTCTGGTTCACCAGACATCAGTGTACCTGTTAATGGTAGTGCTAGTAGTACTACGAAATCAGCCATTGCACAAGGTACAATTATAGTTCGTTCAGGTAATACAGATTTAAGTAGCTTAAATCGTAATACTACTGATTCCCTGAACGCTTTAGGTAAGATATTCGATAAGAAAAAGGTTCAAGAACAGCAAGAATTAACGAAAGTATTTGGACAGGAAGCTTATAAAGCCATTGGTGATTTGGCTTTAAATCAATACCAAAAAGCACTTGATGATGCGGATAAAGCACAAAAAGCTGGTAATACAACAGCTTACAAAGAAGCTATGGCAAGAGCCGATTCCTGGCATGATGGCGGAGCTAATAAAATTCTCCTTCATGCAGTAGCTGGCGGTATTATGTCAGACCTTGGTGGAAGTAGTTTCACATCTGGAGCAGCCAGTGCCGGATTAAATGAAGCTGTACAGAATGAATTAGCCAAGATCAAAGACCCGGGAATTCATCAGTTAGTTAGTGCTGCTATTGGAGCTGTTGCTTCGAAGTTAGCAGGTGGTAATGCACAAGCAGGTGCTAGTATAGCAGTAAATGCTACGAAGTATAACTGGCTAGATCATTACCAGCAACAAGCAATGGCTGAGGCATTGAAAGCTGCAGGAGATGATTCGGGAAAGAGATTAGAAATTTATTCATTTTATGCAGCACTAAGTCAGTATAATGAAGATCACTATTTGACAAGGGATGAAGCAATTGAACAGTCTCTTTTAGATCAGTTACATTATGATACAGCAGATACAAAGGGCGGATTAAATCTAACCTTGAATCAAATAACTGGTTATTATCAAGGATATGATTTAGCAGGTTATTATAGGGGAATGTTGGAAGGAAATAAAGATTATCTGCCATCTTTTTTGGACCATTTTGACTATAGTCAGGGTCAACGGCAAGATATGCAAGATAATTACAAGCCAGCCCCTGCACCGGCTCCAGAAACAGTTGATAGTGTGATGAATAA from Pelorhabdus rhamnosifermentans harbors:
- a CDS encoding hemagglutinin repeat-containing protein gives rise to the protein MNVTGATRATGQNMAAGNLTVKGGAVDLSGSKTYAGSNANLTSVSGDLNTTGAAVQAVGILTAKVQGALHNDQDAKGTAGQIQAGKLTVTADAISNRGGKLVQTGSDNTVIQAIQGIDNTQGQIATNATDVAINGNALNNSQGQIEQAGTGNLNVKLAGDANNNGGKIGTNGELNVQGQNIANSQGQIVAQKGVNLTVQSGLSNRNGLVSGGDKVTITVLGTVDNSQGSIEAGKGLTLGAQSVNNQNGRIVNLDGSDLHVNASQDIQNQSGLMGGNGNVVIASQILSNQGGKVTSQGNLTITATDGIDSNLSSNEVKTTGAIASGKDLTITSGGQVVLTGSTTANGNIAIQATSGLNNQSMLLAGGNTNVATSGELDNSGVLAAGQQTTLTAGNVNSTGTLGAGVKADGSLGTTGNLMVNATGATRAIGQNMAAGNLTVKGGTVDLSGSKTYAGSNASLTSVSGDLNTTGAAVQAVGTLTANVQGALHNDQDAKGTAGQIQADKLIVTADSISNRGGKLVQTGSDNTVIQATQGIDNTQGQIATNAANAAINGNALNNSQGQIVQAGTGMLSVHMAGDVQNSDGKIGTNGQLELKGQNVTNIQGQIVAQKDVTLHMQSGLINQTGLVSGGEAVTVKASGTIDNSQGSIEAGKGLTLGAQSVHNQNGRIVNLDGSDFNVNASQDIQNQSGLLGGNGNVVIASQTLGNQGGKVTSPGNLTITATVGIDSNLSSNEVKTTGAIASGKDLTITSGGQVGLTGSTTANGNITIQATSGLNNQSLLLAGGNTRVATSGELDNSGVLAAGQQTTLTAGSVHSTGTLGAGVKADGSLGATGDLTVNTTGIASANGQNMAAGNLSVTGGTVDLSGSKTYSGSNANLTSVSGDLNTTGAAVQAVGTLTANAQGTLHNDQDMKGTAGQIQAGKFTVTADSISNRGGSLVQTGSDNTVIQATHDIDNTQGQIATNAANVEINGNALNNSQGQIAQAGTGMLSVHMAGDVNNNSGKIGTNGQLELQGQNVTNSQGQIAAQKGLNLTVQSGLSNQHGLVSGGDKVTITAQGTVDNSQGSIEAGKGLTFGAQSVNNQNGRIVNLDGNEMKVTASQDIQNQSGLIGGNGNVVVASQTLSNQGGKITSPGNLTITATDGIDSKLSSHDVQTTGAIASGKDLNITSGGQVVLTGSTTAGGNIDIQATSGLNNQSMLLAGGHTSVTTQGELANSGVLAAGQQTTLTAGTVSSTGTLGAGVKADGSLGTTGDLTINTTDATYATGQNMAAGNLTIQGGTVDLSGSKTYAGSNANLTAVSGGISTAGGVVQVAGTLTAKAQGTFHNEGGAVTSGQIALTIDSISNVSGKLTQLGTEKTKISAVHDIDNTQGQIASNGTDVEINGSALNNSQGQIVQAGTGMLSVHMAGDVNNNSGKIGTNGQLELQGQNVTNSQGQIAAQKGLNLTVESGLSNQHGLVSGGDKVTITAQGTVDNSQGSIEAGKGLMFGAQSVNNQNGRIVNLDSSEMKVTASQDIQNQSGLIGGNGNVVVASQTLSNQGGKITSPGNLTITATEGIDSKLSSHDVQNTGAIASGRDLTITSGGQVVLTGSTTANENIDIQATSGLNNQSMLLAGGNTHVTTQGELDNSGVLAAGQQTTLTAGTVSSTGTLGAGVKADGSLGTTGDLTINTTDATYATGQNMAAGNLTIQGGTVDLSGSKTYAGSNANLTAVSGDISTAGGVVQVAGTLNSNVQGAFHNEGGAVTAGQVALTADSISNVNGKMTQLGTEITKISAVHNIDNTQGQIATNAADAEINGKDLNNSQGQIVQAGTGNLNVKLVGDVNNNGGKIGTNGQLELKGQNVTNNQGQIAAQKGVNLTVQSGLSNHNGLVSSGETVNITAQGTVDNSQGSIEAGKGLMLGAQSVQNQNGRIVNLDGSDLHVTASQDIQNQSGLIGGNGNVVMTSQTLGNQGGKVTSQGNTTITAASGIDNTAGKIFAQQDLAVWQKGADLNNTQGLLGASGNVTVQAADVNNQQGKLVSDHDLTLVAKSLTGLGQTFAGQDLSITLHDDYTQQTGNDVKANGNFKFITAGSLINQGTLEAGGNMSVSANSITNHTGATIAGGSGLTLTTPGQVVNDGQMSGSQVDVHASQLINTNAIMGDHLTVTAGSISNTGASAIIAGTQNIQLYAGNVLENKDGATIYSAGNLVLAGSAKQDGSGNYTDRIGNFLNQSATVEADQNMGIFANQITNRKREFATQQKVVLDEWAPGVSYHCDNVPGEGIHSHLRRGGIRVSPDGEYPPKYLIKQTITDTIITKDSSEGKILAGGNMIVRAGTVDNNMSKIMAAGTLDITAGTIDNTTLAYTRVNNRLLGIQAQWRDHPDNLYDFHDVVYEQPISGYTAILGGGKQVVINAGSVNNIKVAPSDAFQSTPDGLTASVSNGVAYFEKTAQGYNKVAETAALAKQFGVSGGSNVNSIGSAQQTGQLNTKVADGLSSGPTGVSGGLASNGISSTQEMGPTNHRVTDGLIFGHTGVASNQNTDTITQVPMEDTAVKITGVAAENMAALMPTASSAESNIPRQTTNGSGLTLPQNSLFKLHQEPSAQYLVETDSRFTNYKNFISSDYMLQQISSDPSKIQKRLGDGFYEQQLIRDQVGQLTGRYYLDGYSSDQEEYKQLMTNGVVYAKQYHLDVGVALTSEQMATLTSDMVWMVEKEVQGQKVLVPVVYLAHTKDTNLTPSGSIIAADNVTIHTSGDLKNSGTIQAKEGLQVDALDINNYGGKLDGGQGTLLTATQDIANISGSISGQQIQIQAGHDFKNETASFNVETATGTKTTVGNIASVSAGQNLVVQAGHDVSVNGANLKAGGDLSLQAGHNLAIGAVEQNDQSAMSRGKFNFNTSTTKNVTSTLQAAGTINLVAQNDATLRGVQVDAGKDLNLIALSGNTTIAAVKDHTQTEYQTNDSKGREKIYRHTANDDETVIGSGLTAGNNINIGAFGQTNGTGNILVSGSNIISQTGTIQLQGTHNVTIEAVNEHHESLDESRITKKGFLSSKTTETRDYQLNNDVKGSTLSGNAIAIVSGQDLTVKGSNIVGTNDVTLGAKDNINISSAEESSASEHYHYEKKSGIFGGGSFGITIGSRSQKTDNTVLNINQVSSTIGSTNGNVTLQAGKNVDIAASNLISGKDLNIAGQNVTIETADNVTKQKQVYEFKQSGLSFSVGSPALNVIGSAVNNIQRSTEVSDSRLKALYDYRAAETLTKDDTLKNISKNGVKAITSGGSISVSLGTSQTRSETNSEIVTAQSSQLTAGQNLNIAAFGGDITIKGSQLDGKNINLTAAKDVNLEAAQNTTHNQTTTSGSSSGIGVDISAKGAGAFVQGSKNKGNENGDTITHVDTKITAGDTLTIHSGQDVNLAGAKTQGETIKIDAGRDLNLKSLQDSDNYHETNSSVGGKMGIGTGIDLSAGKGKINSNYNSVTEQTGIYAGKGGFDIQVGMNTDLKGAVIASDATPDKNKLSTDTLTHSDIQNKADYSASSSGYNLDTVTNIKDGGKDVNGKQVLVAEKGLSGSPDISVPVNGSASSTTKSAIAQGTIIVRSGNTDLSSLNRNTTDSLNALGKIFDKKKVQEQQELTKVFGQEAYKAIGDLALNQYQKALDDADKAQKAGNTTAYKEAMARADSWHDGGANKILLHAVAGGIMSDLGGSSFTSGAASAGLNEAVQNELAKIKDPGIHQLVSAAIGAVASKLAGGNAQAGASIAVNATKYNWLDHYQQQAMAEALKAAGDDSGKRLEIYSFYAALSQYNEDHYLTRDEAIEQSLLDQLHYDTADTKGGLNLTLNQITGYYQGYDLAGYYRGMLEGNKDYLPSFLDHFDYSQGQRQDMQDNYKPAPAPAPETVDSVMNNGGSWNSDGQAVRSDGKVCDNLPSRGEYEYSKTGRIDDYYPDGTAAINIDGKSYPIDSAPKKTVSDETTTQSTTGQNTSEPKSEQDSMAVYFAKGSLKAQGFDPNDPTNAKLLAAEVEKQIQVSKEVNDSVMGSIGGGGFKTFKELKAFLGSPGEGNQWHHIVEQAQQNACRAGFAAEEINTVENIIALQSGKGSVHSEISGFYSSKPDFTHGLTVRDWLASQSFEEQFKFGMNYLRKFGDVVKENGSWVFKPFE